One genomic window of Thalassolituus hydrocarboniclasticus includes the following:
- the phnW gene encoding 2-aminoethylphosphonate--pyruvate transaminase: MNNPYLLLTPGPLSTTASVKQTMLRDWCTWDDDYNLGVVQPIREQLVELALCGEKECAAEEYSAVLLQGSGSFAVESVISSAFSADDKLLILANGAYGQRIADMARVHRINYGLLTAAEHEWVSLKELNQALHDDPAITHVALVHCETTSGILNPLAAYAEVIKAAGKTLIVDAMSSFGGIEIPLAALGIDFLISSANKCIQGVPGMGFVIAKRDALAKCAGRARTLSLDLFDQWQCMEQGHGKWRFTSPTHVVRAFQQALAELAEEGGISARAQRYADNHRTLVDGMQALGFECVVSRDKQSPFISTFKYPDNPAFDFNQLYQRLKQEGFVIYPGKVTATPCFRIGHIGDVFPQDMQRLLQALEKHRFWL, encoded by the coding sequence CTCCCGGCCCCCTGAGTACCACGGCCAGTGTAAAGCAGACCATGCTGCGTGACTGGTGTACCTGGGATGACGATTACAACCTGGGGGTGGTGCAGCCTATCCGTGAACAGTTGGTAGAGCTGGCGCTCTGTGGTGAAAAAGAGTGCGCTGCAGAGGAATACAGTGCGGTGCTGTTGCAGGGCAGTGGCAGCTTTGCGGTAGAGAGTGTCATCAGCAGTGCCTTTTCGGCCGACGATAAATTACTGATTTTAGCTAATGGCGCTTACGGTCAGCGTATTGCCGATATGGCGCGTGTACACCGTATTAATTACGGGCTGTTAACCGCCGCCGAACATGAGTGGGTGAGTCTGAAAGAACTGAATCAGGCTTTGCACGATGATCCGGCCATTACCCATGTAGCGCTGGTTCATTGTGAAACCACCTCCGGTATTCTGAATCCGCTGGCGGCCTATGCCGAAGTGATTAAAGCCGCCGGCAAAACCCTGATTGTCGATGCCATGAGCTCGTTTGGTGGTATCGAAATTCCGCTGGCCGCACTGGGTATCGATTTTCTGATCAGCTCGGCCAATAAATGCATTCAGGGCGTGCCCGGTATGGGCTTTGTGATAGCAAAACGCGATGCGCTGGCCAAATGTGCCGGTCGTGCGCGCACATTAAGTCTGGATTTATTTGACCAGTGGCAGTGCATGGAGCAGGGCCATGGTAAATGGCGTTTTACCTCGCCAACCCATGTGGTACGCGCTTTTCAGCAGGCGCTGGCGGAATTGGCAGAAGAGGGTGGCATCAGCGCGCGGGCACAGCGTTATGCCGACAATCACCGTACCCTGGTCGATGGTATGCAGGCGCTGGGTTTCGAATGTGTGGTCAGCCGCGATAAACAATCGCCTTTTATTTCGACCTTTAAATATCCCGATAATCCGGCGTTCGATTTTAACCAGCTGTATCAGCGTTTAAAGCAGGAAGGCTTTGTGATTTATCCGGGCAAGGTCACGGCAACGCCGTGTTTCCGCATTGGCCATATCGGTGATGTTTTTCCGCAGGACATGCAGCGTTTGCTGCAGGCGCTGGAAAAACACCGCTTCTGGCTCTGA
- a CDS encoding HD domain-containing protein: MRLRTLARKAVDQVWQPFADYGHMPLGEDISQTRHALQCAWFAEQDNAPAHLVIAALLHDVGHLITWQEQGLHPEAGGDNGYHEKVGAAFLSEYFADDVTKPIRLHVAAKRYLYSTDAAYRDSLSAASQQSLELQGGWMDESTCRAFESSPWFVDALRLRKYDEQGKQPALQVPGIDHYYELLIQHTRVVQERNTHV; the protein is encoded by the coding sequence ATGCGCTTACGCACGCTGGCGCGCAAAGCCGTTGATCAGGTCTGGCAACCCTTTGCCGATTACGGCCATATGCCATTGGGGGAAGATATTTCCCAGACCCGGCATGCTCTGCAATGTGCCTGGTTTGCCGAACAGGATAATGCGCCAGCGCATCTGGTTATTGCCGCTCTGCTGCATGATGTTGGCCATTTAATTACCTGGCAGGAGCAGGGGCTGCATCCGGAAGCCGGTGGCGATAACGGCTACCACGAAAAAGTCGGCGCGGCTTTTTTAAGTGAGTATTTTGCCGATGACGTGACCAAACCCATTCGTCTGCATGTCGCGGCCAAGCGTTATTTATATTCCACCGATGCCGCATACCGCGACTCGCTGTCGGCAGCATCGCAGCAGAGCCTGGAACTGCAGGGCGGCTGGATGGATGAAAGCACCTGCCGTGCCTTTGAATCTTCGCCCTGGTTTGTCGACGCTTTACGGCTGCGTAAATACGACGAGCAGGGAAAACAACCGGCCTTACAGGTGCCGGGCATTGACCATTATTACGAACTATTAATTCAGCACACCCGTGTGGTGCAGGAGCGCAATACCCATGTTTAA
- the phnX gene encoding phosphonoacetaldehyde hydrolase: MFKSQRFFAGPTEAVILDWAGTTIDFGSLAPVYAFMELFAAEGIEVTQAEAREPMGTEKREHITRMLANPRIHARWLEVKGQEADSTEIDRLYHAFAPIQTRIVGERAQLIPGWKAAYDQLREQGLKIGGNTGYGPGMMEPALIAAKDQGYEPDACVFATDVLRGRPYADMALALALQLSVNHVHACIKVDDTLPGIEEGLRAGMWTVGVSISGNEVGLNLADWQALSASEQAQRRSKATQRFNDAGAHYVIDSVADLPGVIADINARLARGEKP; encoded by the coding sequence ATGTTTAAATCGCAACGTTTTTTTGCCGGGCCAACAGAAGCCGTTATTCTCGACTGGGCGGGCACCACCATTGATTTTGGCTCGCTGGCACCGGTTTACGCCTTTATGGAATTATTCGCCGCCGAGGGTATTGAGGTTACGCAGGCCGAAGCGCGTGAACCCATGGGCACCGAAAAGCGCGAACACATTACCCGTATGCTGGCCAATCCGCGTATTCATGCACGCTGGCTGGAAGTGAAAGGACAGGAAGCCGACAGCACCGAAATCGACCGCCTGTACCATGCCTTTGCGCCGATTCAGACGCGTATCGTTGGCGAACGTGCGCAATTAATTCCGGGCTGGAAAGCCGCTTACGACCAGCTGCGTGAGCAGGGGTTAAAAATCGGCGGTAATACCGGCTACGGCCCCGGCATGATGGAACCGGCATTAATCGCCGCCAAAGATCAGGGTTACGAACCGGATGCCTGTGTATTCGCCACCGATGTATTGCGTGGCCGCCCATACGCCGATATGGCGCTGGCGTTAGCGCTGCAACTGAGCGTTAACCACGTACACGCCTGCATTAAAGTGGACGATACCTTACCCGGTATTGAAGAAGGCCTGCGTGCCGGTATGTGGACCGTCGGTGTCAGCATCAGCGGCAACGAAGTCGGCCTGAATCTTGCTGACTGGCAGGCGCTTTCCGCCAGCGAACAGGCACAGCGCCGCAGCAAAGCAACCCAGCGCTTTAACGATGCCGGAGCACATTACGTGATTGATTCGGTCGCGGATTTACCGGGCGTGATTGCCGATATTAATGCGCGCCTGGCGCGGGGAGAAAAGCCCTGA
- a CDS encoding MarC family protein, producing MDDSFLLALATLFATVGPVDVAAIYAAITLHASQQEKRRMAWRGVLIASSVLLLFALVGDLVLHTLGISLAALRTAGGIMLLLIGLDMVFARNSGAISTTPLEEAEARRRGDVAVFPLALPLIAGPGTMGAVMLLMAQASDELTAQLSVLAALLSVMLISLLCLLAASRLTQLLGVTGMQVITRVMGVLLCALAVQFVFDGIAGSGLLSHSADAAAAASVAPGITTVEQ from the coding sequence ATGGACGACAGCTTTTTGCTGGCACTGGCAACCTTATTTGCCACCGTCGGCCCGGTGGATGTGGCGGCGATTTATGCGGCTATCACTCTGCATGCCAGCCAGCAGGAGAAACGGCGTATGGCCTGGCGCGGTGTGCTGATTGCCAGCAGCGTACTGCTGCTGTTTGCGCTGGTCGGCGATCTGGTGCTGCATACGCTGGGAATTTCGCTGGCAGCACTGCGTACCGCCGGTGGCATTATGCTGCTGCTGATTGGTCTGGATATGGTGTTTGCACGTAATTCCGGTGCCATCAGTACTACGCCGCTGGAGGAAGCCGAAGCCCGCCGGCGCGGTGATGTGGCGGTGTTTCCGCTGGCGCTGCCGTTAATTGCCGGGCCCGGCACCATGGGCGCGGTGATGTTGCTGATGGCGCAGGCCAGCGATGAACTGACGGCGCAGTTATCGGTACTGGCCGCGTTGTTAAGCGTTATGCTGATCTCGCTGTTATGCCTGCTGGCGGCCAGCCGGTTAACTCAGCTGCTGGGCGTAACCGGCATGCAGGTCATTACCCGCGTGATGGGCGTTTTATTATGCGCTCTGGCGGTCCAGTTCGTGTTTGATGGTATCGCCGGGAGTGGTCTGCTCAGCCACAGTGCTGACGCCGCCGCGGCCGCTTCTGTTGCGCCCGGCATCACCACGGTCGAGCAGTAA
- a CDS encoding deoxyguanosinetriphosphate triphosphohydrolase: protein MNRSNDQGVRSMNWQQLLSAARSGERQGSLGFALEPGRTPFHKDYDRIIFSSAFRRLDRKTQVHPLSENDHVHSRLTHSLEVGCVGRSLGTRVGQALGERLPPGIDASDVGALVQAACLAHDIGNPPYGHTGEDAIRHWFRAEENAHFLQELTPLQRADLQTFEGNAQGFRIVTQVESHRFQGGMRLTYGTLGAFLKYPWTVDYVQRGEAKKFGCYQTELPLLREIAGRLGLLELKPDYWARHPLVYLLEAADDICYGLIDLEDGIEMDLLRYDEVEALLKPLLANHWDMAQAELEQADNLRRRLQVLRGMAMEVLVTAASQAFIRNEQALLCGTLQGDLIDYCPPVVKSVVQGAKDMARERIFKDSRKLAVEIGSYSTLGVLLEAFLSAVRERVLDGQATFRNQRVLELMGRSAPQADWGLYEAYMRALDFISGMTDSYAAQIARQFSGYQPPGRGF from the coding sequence ATGAACCGCAGTAACGATCAGGGAGTACGCAGTATGAACTGGCAGCAATTATTATCGGCCGCCCGTTCCGGTGAGCGTCAGGGGTCACTGGGTTTTGCGCTGGAGCCGGGGCGTACGCCGTTTCATAAAGATTATGACCGCATTATTTTTTCCTCGGCATTCCGTCGCCTTGATCGTAAAACCCAGGTGCATCCGTTATCGGAAAATGACCACGTACACAGTCGTCTGACCCACAGTCTGGAAGTGGGCTGTGTTGGCCGTTCGCTGGGCACACGGGTTGGTCAGGCGCTGGGTGAGCGCTTACCGCCCGGCATCGATGCCAGCGATGTCGGCGCGCTGGTGCAGGCGGCTTGTCTGGCCCACGATATTGGTAATCCGCCCTATGGCCATACCGGCGAAGATGCCATCCGCCACTGGTTCCGCGCTGAGGAAAATGCTCATTTTCTGCAGGAACTGACGCCACTTCAGCGTGCGGATTTACAGACGTTTGAAGGTAATGCGCAGGGTTTCCGCATTGTCACGCAGGTTGAGTCGCACCGTTTTCAGGGCGGTATGCGTTTAACCTATGGCACGCTGGGTGCTTTTCTCAAATACCCCTGGACGGTGGATTATGTGCAGCGCGGCGAGGCGAAAAAGTTCGGCTGTTATCAGACTGAATTACCGCTGTTACGTGAGATTGCCGGGCGTCTTGGTTTGCTGGAATTAAAACCGGATTACTGGGCGCGTCATCCGCTGGTGTATCTGCTCGAAGCGGCGGACGATATCTGTTACGGCCTGATTGATCTGGAAGACGGTATCGAAATGGATCTGCTGCGCTACGATGAAGTGGAAGCGCTGCTGAAGCCGTTGCTGGCCAATCACTGGGATATGGCTCAGGCCGAACTGGAGCAGGCCGATAACCTGCGCCGGCGTTTACAGGTATTACGCGGTATGGCAATGGAAGTGCTGGTTACCGCTGCCAGTCAGGCCTTTATCCGTAACGAGCAGGCGTTACTGTGCGGTACGCTGCAGGGCGATCTGATCGATTATTGTCCGCCGGTGGTCAAGAGTGTTGTGCAGGGCGCAAAAGACATGGCGCGCGAACGGATTTTTAAAGACAGCCGTAAACTGGCGGTGGAGATCGGTTCGTATTCCACTCTGGGAGTATTGCTTGAGGCCTTTTTAAGTGCGGTGCGTGAGCGCGTACTGGACGGTCAGGCGACTTTCCGTAATCAGCGTGTGCTGGAATTAATGGGGCGTTCGGCGCCACAGGCCGATTGGGGGTTGTATGAGGCCTATATGCGCGCGCTGGATTTTATTTCCGGTATGACTGACAGCTATGCGGCACAGATTGCGCGGCAGTTTTCCGGTTACCAGCCACCGGGGCGGGGTTTTTAA